The following proteins are encoded in a genomic region of Sesamum indicum cultivar Zhongzhi No. 13 linkage group LG8, S_indicum_v1.0, whole genome shotgun sequence:
- the LOC105169073 gene encoding uncharacterized protein LOC105169073, producing MPLTRFVADALGVVTIFLVVVLVLLGLFCIVYSFYFRSWIRGQGLIQLNYFSGPWIIRITYIFFAVWWGFGEIIRLNLLRRKGRVLDALTLQWQQNVCKCYIVSNLGFAEPCLFLTLIFLLRASLQRSGTLGRKWNMKTAGFVLLYCFPMFILQLVVILVGPEYKKEHNPKLPSYFIKAASSPKSNGGIALCTYPLLSTLFLGLFATVLTAYLFWLGRRILHSVINKGLQKRVYTLIVSISSFFPLRVVLLGLSVLSDPERLVFDAIAFLAFLSLLCCAGVGICLLVYLPVADSLSLRSLQGDIEARRGAGNECNDTISLIANQSPPGGSMVSSPGRNSTSSGKRGSISFRTMEKDEASGAAFVELSLFNPSQHSTPPGSPRLLGWPMIPSAQGQGS from the coding sequence ATGCCCCTGACGAGATTTGTTGCTGATGCACTTGGTGTGGTGACgatttttcttgttgttgtACTGGTCCTTCTGGGTTTATTTTGCATTGTATATTCATTTTACTTCCGCAGTTGGATTCGTGGGCAAGGTCTGATTCAGCTTAATTACTTCAGTGGTCCTTGGATTATCAGAATTACATACATCTTTTTTGCAGTCTGGTGGGGTTTTGGTGAAATTATTCGTTTGAATCTGTTGAGACGCAAAGGGAGAGTCTTGGATGCCCTGACTTTGCAATGGCAGCAAAATGTTTGCAAATGCTACATTGTTTCGAACCTGGGTTTTGCAGAGCCATGCCTTTTTCTTactctcatttttcttctccGTGCATCTCTACAGAGGTCTGGAACATTAGGTCGGAAGTGGAACATGAAAACAGCCGgttttgttcttctttattGCTTTCCGATGTTCATTCTTcagcttgtagttattttagTTGGACCAGAGTATAAGAAGGAGCACAATCCCAAACTACCTTCTTATTTCATCAAAGCAGCTTCTTCGCCCAAGTCCAATGGTGGTATTGCCCTCTGCACTTACCCTCTATTGAGTACCCTCTTTCTTGGTCTTTTTGCTACCGTGCTAACTGCCTACTTGTTCTGGCTTGGTAGACGAATTCTTCATTCGGTCATCAATAAGGGTCTGCAAAAGAGAGTGTACACATTAATTGTTTCTATTTCTAGTTTTTTCCCATTAAGAGTTGTTCTGCTTGGTTTGTCCGTCCTAAGTGATCCAGAAAGACTTGTGTTTGACGCCATAGCATTCTTGgcttttctttcccttttatgtTGTGCCGGGGTGGGTATCTGCTTGCTTGTATACCTTCCCGTTGCAGATTCTTTATCTTTGAGGAGTCTGCAAGGAGATATTGAGGCTAGGAGAGGGGCCGGTAACGAATGCAACGACACCATTTCATTAATTGCTAATCAGAGTCCTCCTGGAGGAAGTATGGTAAGTAGTCCTGGGAGAAACTCAACATCTTCAGGAAAACGTGGATCGATTTCTTTCCGGACAATGGAAAAGGATGAAGCCTCTGGAGCAGCATTTGTGGAACTGAGCCTCTTCAATCCTAGTCAGCATTCAACTCCACCTGGGTCACCTAGACTTCTCGGCTGGCCTATGATCCCTTCTGCACAAGGTCAGGGATCCTAA